In Gemmata obscuriglobus, a single genomic region encodes these proteins:
- a CDS encoding ArnT family glycosyltransferase codes for MLPALEGADMRERVRDYVVLVAAAALLTLPNLGAPSLWDVDEGVNAEAAREMRENDTWVIPTFNFKLRTAKPVMLYWLQRASYAAFGVNEWSARLPSVLASWATALLVYELARRMFDRATGLLAGIVLVSALEVCVLAHAATPDAVLLLFTVLTFYLFWARHENGSRRWWVPTAAACGLAVLTKGPVGVALPGLVLLLYFAWNRELSRLLDRKIFRALLVFLLVIGPWYGLVTAETRGQWLRSFLGNENLNRFVSPMQNHRGPIYYHAAALMVLFVPWSAFLLAAVWYGIRGANNLLPSPLPEGHGREGTAELSSQGASFELPRPSGSELGDGFSPRPFRFLVCWFGSYLVFFSVAATKLPNYILPLYPALAILTARFLIRWRDGELQLPKWLMPAGVAGLAFTAIAVGVGMLIAGNTVPVLPPTARMFPGLGPWAVIGLVPLATAVVMAFALRAGNRDRFVRAAGIGAVVFTGLTAAFPALVIDPYKAPKELVRASGVDDPSRDVRLAHCDWFQPSVVFYARREVVETMNAEKVAEFFSLPTPGYLFIPEKTWTERVEPKMTVQTQVVAKHYDFYRNCDVIVVTNDVTATAGR; via the coding sequence ATGCTCCCGGCCCTGGAGGGAGCAGACATGCGGGAGCGGGTTCGCGATTATGTTGTTCTGGTGGCCGCGGCCGCGCTGCTCACGCTTCCGAATCTCGGTGCGCCCAGCCTGTGGGATGTCGATGAGGGTGTGAACGCCGAGGCCGCGCGCGAGATGCGCGAGAACGACACCTGGGTCATCCCCACCTTCAACTTCAAATTGCGCACCGCGAAGCCGGTGATGCTGTACTGGCTCCAGCGGGCCAGCTACGCCGCCTTCGGAGTCAACGAGTGGTCCGCGCGGCTCCCCTCCGTTTTGGCGTCGTGGGCGACGGCGCTGCTGGTCTATGAACTGGCCCGACGCATGTTCGACCGCGCCACCGGGTTGCTCGCAGGAATCGTGCTGGTGTCGGCCCTGGAGGTGTGTGTCCTCGCGCACGCGGCAACCCCGGACGCGGTGCTGCTGCTGTTCACCGTGCTGACCTTTTACCTGTTTTGGGCGCGACACGAGAACGGGTCGCGCCGGTGGTGGGTGCCGACCGCCGCGGCTTGCGGTCTGGCCGTGCTGACCAAGGGACCGGTCGGCGTCGCGCTCCCGGGACTGGTCCTCTTGCTCTACTTCGCCTGGAACCGCGAACTGAGCCGGTTACTGGACCGCAAGATCTTCCGGGCGCTGCTGGTGTTTCTCCTGGTCATCGGTCCGTGGTACGGGCTGGTGACGGCCGAAACCCGCGGCCAGTGGCTGCGTTCGTTCCTTGGAAACGAGAACCTGAACCGGTTCGTTTCTCCGATGCAGAACCACCGTGGGCCGATCTACTACCACGCGGCGGCTCTGATGGTGCTGTTCGTGCCGTGGAGCGCGTTCCTGCTCGCGGCCGTGTGGTACGGAATACGGGGGGCGAATAACCTACTCCCCAGCCCCCTCCCTGAAGGGCACGGGAGAGAAGGCACCGCAGAATTGAGTTCGCAAGGCGCTTCGTTCGAACTCCCCCGCCCTTCAGGTAGCGAGCTGGGTGATGGGTTTTCTCCTCGCCCCTTCCGCTTCCTTGTTTGCTGGTTCGGGTCGTACTTGGTGTTCTTCTCCGTTGCGGCCACGAAGCTGCCGAACTACATCCTGCCGCTGTACCCGGCGCTCGCGATCCTGACCGCGCGGTTCCTGATCCGGTGGCGCGACGGCGAGTTACAACTCCCGAAGTGGCTCATGCCGGCAGGGGTCGCGGGGCTGGCGTTTACGGCGATTGCCGTTGGCGTCGGGATGCTCATCGCGGGCAACACGGTGCCGGTGCTCCCGCCAACCGCACGGATGTTCCCGGGGTTGGGGCCGTGGGCCGTCATCGGGCTGGTGCCGCTGGCAACGGCCGTCGTGATGGCGTTCGCCCTCCGGGCGGGGAACCGTGATCGGTTCGTGCGCGCGGCCGGCATCGGAGCGGTCGTGTTCACGGGGCTGACGGCTGCGTTCCCGGCGCTTGTGATCGACCCGTACAAGGCGCCCAAAGAACTGGTGCGGGCGAGCGGCGTCGACGACCCGTCGCGTGACGTGCGACTCGCCCACTGCGACTGGTTCCAGCCGAGCGTTGTGTTTTACGCGCGGCGCGAGGTGGTCGAGACGATGAACGCGGAGAAGGTCGCCGAGTTCTTTTCGCTCCCAACTCCCGGATACCTGTTCATCCCCGAGAAAACGTGGACCGAGCGGGTCGAACCGAAGATGACCGTCCAAACCCAAGTGGTCGCAAAGCACTACGACTTTTATCGCAACTGCGATGTGATCGTAGTAACCAACGACGTGACCGCAACCGCGGGCCGCTGA
- a CDS encoding 3-isopropylmalate dehydratase small subunit, producing MQTRIEGVAYVLGDNIDTDQIIPAQYLTFNPSIPAEYKMFGKYALCGVPEAAAGLPKGNVPFHTPGGDEFVAPYKIVIGGKNFGCGSSREHAPIALAAAGVVAVVAEFYARIFYRNSVNGGYLVPLEAKARLIDRVCTGDKLVIDIATGTLTNETSGETFELLPLGEVAPILEAGGLFPYAKKVGMLAK from the coding sequence ATGCAGACCCGCATCGAAGGCGTCGCGTACGTTCTGGGCGACAACATCGACACCGACCAGATTATCCCCGCGCAGTACCTGACGTTCAACCCCTCGATTCCTGCCGAGTACAAGATGTTCGGCAAGTACGCCCTGTGCGGCGTGCCGGAGGCCGCGGCGGGGCTCCCGAAGGGCAACGTCCCGTTCCACACGCCGGGCGGGGACGAGTTCGTCGCCCCGTACAAAATCGTGATCGGCGGAAAGAACTTCGGCTGCGGGTCGAGCCGCGAGCACGCCCCGATCGCGCTGGCCGCGGCCGGCGTGGTGGCCGTTGTTGCCGAGTTCTACGCCCGCATCTTTTACCGCAACAGCGTGAACGGCGGTTACCTGGTACCGCTGGAAGCGAAAGCGCGTCTGATCGACCGCGTCTGCACCGGCGACAAGCTGGTCATTGACATCGCCACCGGCACGCTCACGAACGAGACGAGCGGCGAGACGTTCGAGTTGCTCCCGCTGGGCGAAGTGGCCCCGATCCTCGAAGCCGGCGGGCTGTTCCCTTATGCCAAGAAGGTGGGGATGTTGGCGAAGTAG
- a CDS encoding DUF1501 domain-containing protein, translated as MLSIFGKPHARGGFCDGATRRDFLTVGGTLFGGCLALPHLLAAEAKSGVKTSHKAVINVFLPGGPPHLDMWDLKPDAPAEVRGEFKPIQTNVTGIQICELFPKIAKMMDKFTIIRSLVGSSGDHDAYQCMTGRPRTPANLGHWPSFGSWVSKSQGQADPAVPAHVSLAYPCGEKRWGYPGDGGFLGIQHAPFQMVGGRDTGMKSDNLTLKGVTLERLNDRVGLLKGFDDIDRKLDTKGAMDGMDAFNRQALDILTSSRLKDAIDLSKEDPKVLERYGVDDPAFERDGAPRMVRNFCVARRLVEAGARVVTMNFTRWDWHGPDGKNFVQARKDFPLLDTAITALVEDLHDRGLDKDVSVIVWGEFGRTPKINNMASRDHWPQLSCALLAGGGMKTGQVIGSSNRLAERASSRPVTHQEIFATLYKNLGLDPNAVREYDANGRPHFPIDADAQAIRELA; from the coding sequence ATGCTTTCCATTTTTGGCAAGCCGCACGCGCGCGGCGGGTTCTGTGACGGCGCCACCCGGCGCGATTTCCTCACGGTCGGCGGGACGTTGTTCGGCGGCTGCCTCGCACTCCCGCACCTACTCGCGGCAGAAGCCAAGAGCGGCGTCAAAACATCACACAAGGCGGTCATCAACGTCTTCCTCCCCGGCGGCCCGCCCCACCTCGATATGTGGGATCTGAAGCCGGACGCGCCCGCCGAGGTGCGCGGCGAGTTCAAGCCGATCCAGACGAACGTCACCGGCATCCAAATCTGCGAGCTGTTCCCCAAGATCGCGAAGATGATGGATAAGTTTACCATCATCCGCTCGCTGGTCGGTAGCTCAGGTGACCACGACGCCTATCAGTGCATGACCGGGCGCCCGCGGACCCCGGCGAACCTGGGCCACTGGCCGTCGTTCGGGTCGTGGGTGTCGAAGTCGCAGGGGCAGGCCGACCCGGCGGTGCCCGCGCACGTGTCGCTGGCGTACCCGTGCGGCGAGAAGCGCTGGGGGTACCCCGGCGACGGCGGGTTCCTGGGCATCCAGCACGCCCCGTTCCAGATGGTCGGCGGGCGCGACACCGGGATGAAGTCGGACAACCTGACCCTCAAAGGCGTGACGCTGGAGCGGCTCAACGACCGCGTCGGCCTGCTGAAGGGGTTCGACGACATCGACCGGAAGCTGGACACCAAGGGCGCGATGGACGGGATGGACGCCTTCAACCGTCAGGCGCTCGACATCCTCACCTCGTCCCGGTTGAAGGACGCGATCGACCTGTCGAAGGAAGACCCGAAGGTGCTGGAGCGGTACGGGGTCGACGACCCGGCGTTCGAGCGCGACGGCGCGCCGCGGATGGTGCGGAACTTCTGCGTCGCCCGGCGGCTCGTGGAGGCCGGGGCGCGGGTGGTGACGATGAACTTCACGCGGTGGGACTGGCACGGGCCGGACGGGAAGAACTTCGTGCAGGCCCGCAAGGACTTCCCGCTGCTCGACACCGCCATCACGGCGCTGGTCGAGGACCTGCACGACCGCGGGTTGGACAAGGACGTGTCGGTGATCGTGTGGGGCGAGTTCGGGCGCACGCCGAAGATCAACAACATGGCGAGCCGCGACCACTGGCCGCAACTGAGCTGCGCACTGCTCGCCGGCGGCGGGATGAAGACGGGGCAGGTGATCGGCTCGTCCAACCGCCTTGCGGAGCGGGCGTCGTCGCGGCCGGTGACGCACCAGGAGATCTTCGCGACGCTGTACAAGAACCTCGGCTTGGACCCGAACGCGGTCCGCGAGTACGACGCGAACGGCCGCCCGCACTTCCCGATCGACGCCGACGCACAGGCGATCCGCGAACTGGCGTAA
- a CDS encoding transposase — protein MPSSHTPAPRCQWFSILAGALDRRSGRRLALLFLGVLLARGRQALSCWIRAAGLSSQYRRCYPTAAAVGRRAEAIATRLLVEVLRPLVTGPRVVLALDDTPTARYGSQVQGAGVHHNPTPGPAGSGFVYGHVWVVLGLLVAHPLGGVVALPLLARRYIRKANLGAVRAADRPPFATKLTMAVGLVRWAHGWLALWGKAVWVVADGAYAQGPVLKPLRKLGVTVVSRLRRDAALCSVPPARVPGRPGRPRVYGTERVSLAKRAAHPGGWSTGMFTVYGKSVEKRYKTFVATWRPAGGAIRVVLVDEPHGWVAFFGTDTTATVADILERVADRFTLETCFRDLKQVAGAGQQQVRGVPSNVGCFHLCAWAHTLTEVWAWNQNAEALVGHRSASPWDDPNRRPSHADKRRAWQHELLAQEIQAVVGEHHDHAKIRDLAHRCLDLAA, from the coding sequence ATGCCATCTTCGCACACTCCGGCCCCGCGGTGCCAGTGGTTTTCGATTCTGGCCGGTGCCTTGGATCGGCGCTCGGGCCGGCGGTTGGCGCTGTTGTTCCTGGGGGTGCTGTTGGCCCGCGGGCGACAGGCCCTGAGTTGCTGGATCCGAGCCGCCGGGTTGTCGTCCCAGTACCGCCGCTGCTACCCCACCGCGGCCGCCGTCGGGCGCCGGGCCGAGGCCATCGCCACCCGGTTGTTGGTCGAGGTGCTCCGGCCGTTGGTGACCGGGCCGCGGGTCGTGCTCGCGTTGGATGACACCCCGACGGCGCGGTACGGTTCCCAGGTGCAAGGGGCCGGGGTGCACCACAACCCGACCCCCGGGCCGGCCGGGAGCGGGTTCGTGTACGGGCACGTGTGGGTGGTCCTCGGGTTGCTGGTGGCGCACCCGCTGGGCGGGGTCGTGGCGTTACCCCTGTTGGCCCGGCGGTACATCCGGAAGGCGAACCTGGGGGCGGTTCGGGCGGCGGACCGGCCCCCGTTCGCAACCAAGCTGACCATGGCCGTGGGCTTGGTGCGGTGGGCGCACGGGTGGCTGGCGTTGTGGGGGAAGGCGGTGTGGGTGGTGGCCGACGGGGCGTACGCCCAGGGGCCGGTGCTCAAGCCGCTGCGGAAGCTCGGGGTGACGGTGGTGAGCCGACTGCGCCGGGATGCGGCCCTGTGCTCGGTGCCACCGGCGCGAGTACCCGGGCGGCCCGGGCGGCCGCGGGTGTACGGGACCGAGCGGGTGTCGCTGGCCAAGCGGGCCGCCCACCCCGGCGGGTGGAGCACCGGCATGTTCACCGTGTACGGGAAGTCGGTCGAGAAGCGGTACAAGACGTTCGTGGCCACGTGGCGCCCGGCCGGTGGGGCGATCCGGGTGGTGTTGGTGGACGAGCCCCACGGATGGGTCGCGTTCTTCGGCACCGACACCACCGCGACCGTGGCCGACATCCTGGAGCGGGTGGCCGACCGGTTCACCCTGGAGACCTGTTTTCGGGATCTCAAACAAGTCGCCGGGGCGGGTCAGCAGCAGGTGCGCGGGGTGCCGTCGAACGTGGGGTGCTTCCACCTGTGCGCGTGGGCCCACACCCTGACCGAGGTGTGGGCCTGGAACCAGAACGCCGAGGCCCTGGTGGGGCACCGATCCGCATCCCCGTGGGACGACCCGAACCGGCGCCCGAGCCACGCGGACAAGCGCCGGGCCTGGCAACACGAGCTGTTGGCCCAGGAGATTCAGGCCGTTGTGGGCGAGCACCACGACCACGCGAAAATCCGCGACCTCGCCCACCGGTGCTTGGATCTGGCCGCGTGA
- a CDS encoding D-alanyl-D-alanine carboxypeptidase family protein: protein MNTLIRSIALAALAATAGLTHAQPPEEKPLPPKVPAEKVGGPPVVSAKGWAVADGKTGKVLWGGNEKDPLPIASTTKIMTAYIVLKLAAEDAKVLDEVLTFSEAADKVVGSSSDLKAGDKVAVRELLYGLLLPSGNDAAHAFAEHFGPRFKSVGKEQDPVASFVAQMNATAKALKMGETNYLDPHGLTRNVASPRDLVTLAFHAMKDPAFAKYVQTRRHKCTVTDKDGNAREVTWNNTNKLLDIEGYEGIKTGTTTAAGACLVSCGTLNGDRLIVVALGSTSSDNRYTDSRNLYRWAWAERAKK from the coding sequence ATGAACACACTCATTCGTTCGATCGCGCTTGCGGCTCTGGCCGCGACGGCCGGGCTCACACACGCGCAGCCGCCCGAAGAGAAGCCCCTGCCGCCCAAGGTGCCTGCCGAGAAGGTGGGCGGGCCGCCGGTGGTCAGTGCCAAAGGGTGGGCGGTGGCCGACGGCAAAACCGGAAAGGTGCTGTGGGGCGGGAACGAGAAGGACCCGCTCCCGATTGCCAGCACCACCAAAATCATGACCGCTTACATCGTGCTGAAGCTCGCGGCCGAGGACGCGAAGGTGCTCGACGAAGTCCTCACGTTCTCCGAGGCCGCGGACAAGGTCGTGGGCAGTTCGTCCGACCTGAAGGCCGGCGACAAGGTCGCCGTTCGCGAGCTGCTTTACGGGCTGCTGCTGCCCTCAGGTAACGACGCGGCGCACGCGTTCGCCGAGCACTTCGGCCCGCGGTTCAAGTCGGTGGGCAAGGAACAAGACCCGGTCGCGAGCTTCGTCGCGCAGATGAACGCCACCGCGAAAGCGCTCAAGATGGGCGAGACGAACTACCTGGACCCGCACGGGCTGACCCGCAACGTCGCCAGCCCGCGCGACTTGGTCACGCTCGCGTTCCACGCGATGAAAGACCCGGCGTTCGCGAAGTACGTCCAGACGCGGCGCCATAAGTGTACGGTCACGGACAAGGACGGCAACGCGCGCGAGGTGACCTGGAACAACACGAACAAGCTGCTCGACATTGAGGGCTACGAAGGCATCAAGACCGGCACCACGACCGCGGCCGGTGCGTGCCTGGTGTCCTGCGGCACCCTCAACGGGGACCGGCTGATCGTGGTGGCACTGGGCAGCACGTCGAGCGACAACCGGTACACGGACTCGCGAAACCTATACCGCTGGGCCTGGGCCGAACGCGCGAAGAAGTAA
- a CDS encoding serine/threonine protein kinase, producing the protein MSVNLDASGIGQLAVRLGLITLDQVRDALDELGDKSAPAADMVRLLERKRQLTPWQGNKLLKGDTDGYVLGGYRLLYKIASGSFGRVYRGDDPRTGQVVAVKVLRNKWTQDKQKVDLFRREGQLGMTIRHANIVSVLAVNQDSKTGQYFIVMEFVEGGNLRDLLQARKKLTPDESLRILEECAQGLAYSNARGLTHRDIKPTNILIAVSTGQAKLVDFGLAEITENSSVHLQRQDDRDDDVAVDRTVDYAGLEKATNQKAGDVRSDIYFLGTVLYECLTGATLMPVTKDRQARMQARRYTDVEDTLRSQGPALGLTPPLLRLLAKMVAFEPAERFQNPTQLVEAIQACRAELAGGAVARGPSGPKTLFVVEQNQKLQDAFRDKFKAAGYRVILTIDPNQALRRYQQQAYHALIIDARTVGREGVTAFNDVLRAADNASMEVAVVLILGEDQTGWRREARTHQHGAVLVDPGVTMKQLLRTLDELTPGDPPTK; encoded by the coding sequence ATGTCCGTCAACCTCGACGCGTCCGGAATCGGCCAGTTGGCCGTTCGCCTCGGCCTGATCACCCTCGACCAAGTGCGGGACGCCCTCGACGAGTTGGGCGATAAGTCCGCCCCCGCCGCGGACATGGTCCGGCTGCTCGAACGCAAGCGGCAGCTCACCCCGTGGCAGGGCAACAAGCTGCTCAAGGGCGACACCGACGGGTACGTCCTGGGCGGGTACCGGCTGCTGTACAAGATCGCGTCCGGGAGCTTCGGCCGGGTGTACCGCGGGGACGACCCGCGCACCGGGCAGGTGGTCGCGGTGAAGGTGCTCCGTAACAAGTGGACCCAGGACAAGCAGAAGGTGGACCTGTTCCGCCGTGAGGGCCAGCTCGGGATGACCATCCGGCACGCGAACATCGTGTCGGTGCTGGCCGTGAACCAGGACTCCAAGACCGGCCAGTACTTCATCGTGATGGAGTTCGTCGAGGGCGGGAACCTGCGGGACCTGCTCCAGGCGCGGAAGAAGCTCACCCCGGACGAGTCGCTGCGCATCCTGGAAGAGTGCGCGCAGGGGCTGGCGTACTCCAACGCCCGCGGGCTCACGCACCGGGACATCAAACCGACCAACATCCTGATCGCGGTGTCCACCGGGCAGGCGAAGCTGGTGGACTTCGGGCTCGCGGAGATCACCGAGAACTCCTCGGTCCACCTCCAGCGGCAGGACGACCGCGACGACGACGTGGCGGTGGACCGCACGGTCGACTACGCCGGCCTGGAGAAGGCCACGAACCAAAAAGCCGGGGACGTGCGGAGCGACATCTACTTCCTCGGTACGGTGCTGTACGAGTGCCTGACCGGGGCGACGCTGATGCCGGTGACCAAGGACCGACAGGCGCGGATGCAGGCCCGGCGGTACACGGACGTCGAGGACACGCTCCGCTCACAGGGGCCGGCTCTGGGACTGACGCCCCCGCTCCTGCGCCTGCTGGCCAAAATGGTCGCGTTCGAGCCGGCCGAGCGGTTCCAGAACCCGACGCAACTGGTCGAGGCGATCCAGGCGTGCCGGGCGGAACTGGCGGGCGGGGCCGTGGCGCGCGGGCCGAGCGGGCCGAAGACGCTGTTCGTGGTGGAACAGAACCAGAAGCTCCAGGACGCGTTCCGCGACAAGTTCAAGGCCGCCGGCTACCGGGTGATCCTCACGATCGACCCCAACCAGGCGCTGCGGCGGTACCAGCAGCAGGCGTACCACGCCCTCATCATCGACGCCCGCACGGTGGGCCGCGAAGGCGTGACCGCGTTCAACGACGTGCTTCGCGCGGCCGACAACGCGAGCATGGAGGTCGCCGTGGTACTGATTCTGGGTGAGGACCAGACCGGGTGGCGGCGTGAGGCCCGAACCCACCAGCACGGGGCTGTGCTGGTCGATCCCGGCGTCACGATGAAGCAGCTCCTCCGCACGCTCGACGAACTGACGCCCGGCGATCCGCCCACGAAGTAA
- a CDS encoding IS701 family transposase, with protein MNAPRASAEDYIQFLIATPKVASAAEAARAQPDHPTAPAHDAFTRLLHRLEPDPAALWDEARSSVRPGGAVVLDDSVLDKPFARHMGLVRRCWSGRHRRVVSGIGLVTLLWTDGAALVPCDYRLADPARAETKNDHFRAMLAVAKGRDLSPRVVLFDTWYSGKDNLKAVRALGWHFLTRVRSNRRVNPDRTGNRAIEGCPIGAAGTVVHLEGFGLVKAFRIATGDGGTEHWITNDLDMDEATRAVLAGHAWGIEEYHRGLKQHCHVDRCQVRMSRAQAVHIGLAIRAFLRLEWHRLKSGVSWFAAKTAIVREAVRTYLAAPTYLLTQKSTT; from the coding sequence ATGAACGCACCACGTGCGAGCGCCGAGGACTACATCCAATTCCTGATCGCCACCCCCAAGGTGGCGTCGGCCGCGGAAGCCGCGCGAGCCCAACCGGACCATCCGACGGCGCCCGCGCATGATGCGTTCACCCGACTGCTGCACCGGCTGGAACCGGACCCAGCGGCGTTGTGGGACGAAGCCCGGTCGTCGGTCCGCCCGGGCGGTGCCGTGGTGCTCGACGACTCGGTGCTGGACAAGCCGTTCGCCCGGCACATGGGGCTGGTGCGCCGGTGCTGGTCCGGGCGGCACCGCCGGGTGGTGAGCGGGATCGGGCTGGTGACCCTGCTGTGGACCGACGGGGCCGCCCTGGTACCGTGTGATTACCGGCTCGCCGACCCGGCCCGAGCCGAGACCAAGAACGACCACTTCCGAGCCATGCTGGCGGTCGCCAAGGGACGGGACCTGTCGCCCCGGGTGGTACTGTTCGACACCTGGTACTCGGGCAAGGACAACCTGAAGGCGGTGCGGGCCCTGGGGTGGCACTTCCTGACCCGGGTGCGGAGCAACCGGCGGGTGAACCCGGATCGCACGGGCAATCGGGCCATCGAGGGGTGCCCGATCGGGGCCGCCGGTACGGTGGTGCACCTGGAGGGGTTCGGATTGGTGAAGGCGTTCCGGATCGCCACCGGTGATGGGGGCACGGAGCATTGGATCACCAACGACCTCGACATGGACGAGGCCACTCGTGCGGTTCTGGCCGGGCACGCGTGGGGCATCGAGGAGTATCACCGGGGCCTCAAGCAGCATTGCCACGTGGACCGGTGCCAGGTGCGCATGAGCCGGGCCCAAGCGGTCCACATCGGGCTCGCGATCCGCGCGTTCCTGCGGCTCGAGTGGCACCGGCTCAAGTCCGGCGTCAGTTGGTTCGCGGCCAAGACGGCCATCGTGCGCGAAGCGGTGCGAACCTACCTCGCCGCACCTACATACCTACTTACCCAAAAGTCAACTACGTAA
- a CDS encoding GlsB/YeaQ/YmgE family stress response membrane protein translates to MLSLLSWIVTGLVVGLIARALVPGRQSMGLILTVALGVIGAAVGGLISTAFWPTWANDPNVDRMWPGWLMSVIGGVIVLWGYIALTADRSGRTTV, encoded by the coding sequence ATGTTGTCGTTGCTGAGCTGGATCGTGACGGGTTTGGTCGTGGGTCTGATCGCGCGGGCACTGGTGCCCGGGCGCCAGTCGATGGGGCTCATCCTGACGGTCGCGCTGGGCGTGATCGGGGCCGCGGTCGGCGGTCTGATCTCCACGGCCTTCTGGCCGACGTGGGCGAACGACCCGAACGTCGACCGCATGTGGCCGGGCTGGCTCATGTCCGTCATCGGCGGCGTGATCGTGCTGTGGGGCTACATCGCGCTGACCGCCGACCGGAGTGGTCGCACGACGGTTTAA
- a CDS encoding sigma 54-interacting transcriptional regulator, producing the protein MRARLTLEGGECMPPTLDLSPTGQPVTLGRSRDNTVILRDEMASRTHAKVYFEDGRWHVRDFGLNGTRVDGLRVSGATELTDGQRIKIGEVVLRFVLEPKALPRSGATPLPAAPVTMPNKALNDSRQVANPQNATKLHEYPQERPVPTEPAADQTAKQLRVDELTALCKFMTGAVEAKSPHDLVGLALRAILNQTAAKIAGYLSLDQDDPSPKIVLPESAPIDTALSKRLTLQAQKVGKPIWLFPDLSDAHPPTDSLSAFTDAICIPLKASGEPFATLHVYRSGRAFVERDVRFIEAVAGFLAHGLEISRTRRTLEAENSRLRTHTPAADDIIGGSNAVIHLRQQILRAAPQQFTVLVQGESGSGKELVALALHRNSRRADGPLVVVNCAAIAPTLLEAELFGYKKGAFSGADRDHPGLFQQADEGTLFLDEVGELSLECQAKLLRVIEGKAFRPVGGTGDIKADVRVVAATHRDLEKEVKAGRFRQDLMFRLKVIPIRVPSLREHPEDIPELASFFLAKVSSECRRRFKLTPAAMRKLQAYQWPGNVRQLRAAIESAAVMSEGDTIDADALPLSGATEMVPPPGASGAGVIPELPPSLDMNDIETWAICRAMKQTNGNVSHAAKLLGISRDTLHTKLKRLKEEKGIDRYALTNTPAPLGTPEPVAAGEA; encoded by the coding sequence ATGCGCGCGCGACTGACGTTGGAGGGCGGCGAGTGCATGCCGCCGACACTCGACCTCTCACCGACCGGCCAGCCGGTCACCCTGGGGCGGAGTCGGGACAACACGGTCATCCTGCGGGACGAGATGGCCAGCCGGACCCACGCCAAGGTGTACTTCGAGGACGGCCGCTGGCACGTCCGCGACTTCGGGCTCAACGGCACCCGCGTGGACGGGCTGCGGGTGAGCGGGGCCACCGAGCTGACCGACGGGCAGCGGATCAAGATCGGCGAGGTGGTGCTGCGGTTCGTGCTGGAGCCGAAAGCCCTGCCGCGCTCGGGGGCGACCCCGCTGCCGGCCGCGCCGGTGACGATGCCGAACAAGGCCTTGAACGACAGCCGACAGGTCGCCAACCCCCAGAACGCGACCAAGCTCCACGAGTACCCGCAGGAGCGGCCCGTCCCCACGGAGCCGGCGGCCGACCAGACCGCCAAACAGCTCCGGGTGGACGAACTCACCGCGCTGTGCAAGTTCATGACCGGGGCGGTCGAGGCCAAGAGCCCGCACGACCTGGTCGGCCTCGCGCTCCGCGCGATCCTCAACCAGACCGCGGCGAAGATCGCCGGCTACCTGAGCCTCGACCAGGACGACCCGAGCCCCAAGATCGTGCTGCCCGAGTCGGCCCCGATCGACACCGCGCTCAGCAAGCGGCTCACGCTCCAGGCGCAGAAGGTAGGCAAGCCCATCTGGCTGTTCCCGGACCTCAGCGACGCCCACCCGCCCACGGACTCGCTGTCCGCGTTCACCGACGCGATCTGTATCCCGCTGAAGGCGTCCGGCGAGCCGTTCGCGACGCTCCACGTGTACCGCAGCGGGCGGGCGTTCGTGGAGCGCGACGTGCGGTTCATTGAGGCGGTCGCGGGGTTCCTGGCGCACGGGCTGGAGATCAGCCGCACCCGGCGCACGCTGGAGGCCGAGAACTCGCGCCTGCGGACCCACACCCCCGCGGCCGACGACATCATCGGCGGGAGCAACGCCGTCATCCACCTGCGCCAGCAGATCCTGCGGGCGGCGCCGCAGCAGTTCACGGTGCTGGTCCAGGGCGAGAGCGGGTCCGGCAAGGAGCTGGTGGCGCTGGCGCTGCACCGCAACAGCCGCCGGGCCGACGGCCCGCTGGTGGTGGTCAACTGCGCGGCCATCGCGCCGACGCTCCTGGAGGCGGAGCTGTTCGGGTACAAGAAGGGCGCGTTCAGCGGCGCGGACCGCGACCACCCCGGGCTGTTCCAGCAGGCCGACGAGGGCACCCTGTTCCTCGACGAGGTCGGCGAGCTGTCGCTCGAGTGCCAGGCGAAGCTGCTCCGGGTGATCGAGGGCAAGGCGTTCCGGCCGGTGGGCGGCACCGGGGACATCAAGGCGGACGTGCGCGTGGTCGCCGCGACGCACCGCGACCTCGAAAAGGAAGTGAAGGCGGGGCGGTTCCGCCAGGACCTCATGTTCCGGCTCAAGGTGATCCCGATCCGCGTGCCCTCGCTCCGCGAGCACCCCGAGGACATCCCGGAGCTGGCGTCGTTCTTCCTGGCGAAGGTGTCGAGCGAGTGCCGGCGGCGGTTCAAGCTCACCCCGGCGGCCATGCGGAAGCTGCAAGCGTACCAGTGGCCCGGGAACGTGCGCCAGTTGCGCGCCGCCATCGAGAGCGCGGCGGTGATGAGCGAGGGCGACACGATCGACGCCGACGCGCTCCCGCTGAGCGGCGCCACGGAGATGGTCCCGCCGCCCGGCGCGAGCGGCGCGGGCGTGATCCCGGAGCTGCCGCCGAGCCTCGACATGAACGACATCGAGACGTGGGCCATTTGCCGGGCGATGAAGCAGACCAACGGCAACGTGAGCCACGCCGCGAAGCTGCTCGGCATCAGCCGGGACACGCTGCACACGAAGCTGAAGCGGCTGAAAGAAGAGAAGGGGATCGACCGGTACGCGCTGACCAACACCCCGGCCCCGCTGGGCACGCCCGAGCCGGTCGCCGCGGGCGAGGCGTGA